TGATAACATCTGTGATATTGGCAAAGGCATGCAATTCCTCTTTGGGAAAGGCTGTCTGCACAACATGATGCGAAAAAGATCCCTTGGGACCTAGATAGGCAATTTTCATCTCAGTTCCTCTATAATTTCCTCTGGGCTTAACTTGGTCACATCTAGAATCCGACTGGCTACTTCCTCATACCAAGCTTGTCTTTCATGGAAAATAGCTGCCAGTTCTTCCTTGCTTTTGTTAAGAAAAAGTGGACGCTGATTGTCCTTATCAGCTGCGATACGTTGGTAGAGGGTTTCAAAATCTGCTTTTAGGTAGATGTTATCAGGATTGGTTTTGAGCAAGTCACGATTTCTCTGAGAAATGACAACTCCTCCGCCAGTTGACACAACTCGGTCCGTTTTTAGTAAGTCAGCTAGGACTTCTGACTCTACTTGACGAAAGGCCACTTCTCCTTTTTCAGCGAAGAAATCCGCAATGGACATGCCCAAATGTTCCTCGATTAAGGCATCCATATCGATATAGTCTGGGTCCAAGCCTCTAGCGATTGTCGACTTGCCTGCCCCCATAAATCCAAGTAATACCTTAGCCATGAGTCATGCTCTCCAAATCATCAAAGAAGCTAGGATAGCTAGTGTTGATGGCTTCAGCACGGTCAAGTTCCACTTCTCCATCCGCAACCAAGAGGGCTGCAATGGCTGTCATCATTCCAATTCGATGGTCACCAAACGTATTGACTCTAGCGCCATGAAGGGCTGATTTCCCTTTGATAATCATCCCATCTGCTGTGGGGGTGATGTCCGCTCCCATGCTATTTAAGGCATCAGCCACCACCTGAATGCGGTCAGTTTCCTTGACCTTGAGTTCCTCAGCATCCTTAATGACTGTTACACCTTGCGCTTGTGTCGCTAAAAGGGCAATAATAGGTAATTCATCAATCAAGCGTGGAATCAAAGCTCCACCAATCTCTGTTCCTTTCAGGTCTGAAGATTCGACAGTCAGGGTTGCTGATTTAGCGACTGGATCGATTTCAGTTATTTCTAGTTTTCCACCCATGGCGCGAATGACATCAATAATACCAGTACGAGTTTCATTGATGCCCACATTCTGCAGCACTACACGAGAGTTTGGAACAATCAAACCTGCGACCAACCAAAAGGCTGCACTGGAAATATCTCCTGGAACAACTACCTTTTGTCCGGTCAGTCTTTGTGGTCCTTGGACTGTGATTTTCTTACCTTCCACACTTAAATGGCCACCAAATTGTTTTAGCATATCTTCGGTGTGGTTACGAGTACATTCTTTCTCGATAATAACGGACTCCCCCTGAGCCTGCAAGGCTGCAAATATCAAGGCGGACTTGACTTGAGCAGAGGCAATTGGCAACTCATAGTGAATAGGTGTTAGGTTTTTCATCCCTTTTAAGTGAAGAGGGGGCAGGTCTCGCTCTGTTTGCCCTGAAATGCTAACGCCCATTTTTTTCAGTGGAATCGTCACACGATCCATAGGACGTTTAGAAAGACTATCATCTCCAAACATCTCTACTTCAAAATCCGCACCAGCAAGGACACCTGAAATCAGGCGAATCGAGGTGCCAGAATTACCCATATCCAAGGCATTTTGCGGAGCTTTTAAGCCATCCATTCCAACACCTTTAATGGTAATAACCCCATCTTTGTCCTCAATTTCAACACCAAGGTCACGAAAAACCTGCATGGTTGAAAGTACATCCTCTCCACGCAAAATATCATAAACCTTAGTCTCGCCCTCAGCCAAACTTCCAAAAATAATCGAACGATGGCTAATAGACTTGTCACCTGGAACCCGGATACTGCCATGTAAGTGGCGAATGTTTGTTTTTAGTTTCATAGTTGACCTCATACTTGCAATACTTTTTCTTATTTTATCACAAAAAAGCCAGAAATTCCTGGAATTTCTGGCTTTTATACAGATAAAATACTATTTCAATAATTCTGAAACAGGTTCAAAGACAATTTTTTCAATGTCTGAAAGGTAAATGGACAATTGTTGCTGTTTGGCAAAGAAATCTGACAAAAGAGCGTTCTCTTGGATTTGCTTACTGAAAGACTGCATCTTTTCTTGGAAAGAGGCGTCTGGCATTTGTCCCGTTTGCGCCATGACTTGGATTTCTTGCTGGAAAGCGAGGTAGTCTGCAAAAATCTTGCTAGCTTGTTCATCAGCTTGGATAGCATCTTTGGCTGCCTTGACCGCCTTGTATTCTGGTAATTCGCGTAACCCGCGACTAAGTTCATTTGCACTATCGTAAATATTTGACATGATTTTCTCCTTATTTGATGACGACTGTGTAGTCCGTATTTTCTGTAATTAAGCGCTCAGCTCGTTCTAAATCTTGAGCATTTTTAAATGAAATTTGGAGAATCCCGTGAACATCCTCACGGTTTTCCTCGTTGATGTGGATATTAACCAAAGAAGTCCCACGAAGTAATTCCAAAATTCGCAAGATGACATCTTCTTCATCGGGAACATCGACATAGAGGTCGTAAGAGCTATCCACACCACCACGCTTATGTATTTCCATGGCCTGACGTTGCGCACGCGCTTGGTTGAAAAAGTTCCAGATTTGCTCTTCATCTCCCCTGCTGATGGCCTGACCAATCGCTTCCAAGCGTTCCTTGAAATCCGCAATTCGCTCTAGAATAGTCTCACGGTTAGACAAGAGAATAGAAGTCCACATACCTGGCTCGCTTTCCGCAATGCGAGTCATATCTCGAAATCCACCCGCCGCAAAGCGTCTTGCCATCTCATGTTCTTGAGCATAAACTGCTGTTTGTTCCATGAGACCTGATGCCAAGATATGGGGAAAATGGCTAATCTGTGAAGTTACTTGATCGTGCTCCTTGGCATCAATTTCAATGAAACGAGCATGGAGGCCTGAAAGTAGGTCCTTCATTTCTGAAAGGGTTTCTGGAGTGGTCAAGCTAGATGGAGTAAAGATATAGTAGGCATTTTCAAAGAGATTAACATCGGCAGAGGCAGCTCCTGTCTTGTGGCTACCAGCCATGGGATGAGCCCCGACAAAACGAATTGACTTGCCAGCCAAATATTCCTCCGCCACTTCCACAATGGCAGCCTTGGTTGAGCCTGCATCTGAGATAATGATGCCTTCCTTCAAGTCTAAGTTTGCCAGCTCCTTAATAAAAGCAATGGTCTGTTTGATTGGCAAGGTCAGAATGATAACATCTGCTAGAGGAGCGAAACTAGCAAAATCATCCGTCGCACGGTCTATCATCCCCCGCTCCAAGGCAATGTCTCTCGAAGCCTGACTGCGATTATAACCTAGAATTTCATAATCAGGATGATCACGCTTGATACCGAGCGCCATCGAAGCACCAATCAAACCGAGACCTACGATATAGATGGTTTTTGCCATAAGGACTCCTTAATAGTTCTTTGTATAGTCTCGGTGCTTGGCAACTGCCTCTTTTAATTCTTCAAGATTATCTGATGAGAATTTTTCAAGGATTTCTTGCGCCAGAACCGTTGCCACAACAGCTTCCATGACCACACCTGCTGCTGGAAGAGCGGTCGGATCACTTCTTTCAACAGTTGCCTTGTAAGGTTCGTGGGTTTCGATATCCACACTCATAAGTGGTTTGTAGAGAGTAGGAATAGGTTTCATGACGCCACGAACAACAATGGGTTGCCCATTGGTCATGCCACCTTCGAAACCACCTAGATTATTGGTACGGCGAGTATAGCCGTCTTCTTTAGACCAGAGAATTTCATCCATAACTTGGCTGCCTTTGCGGTAACCAGCTTCAAATCCGAGACCAAATTCCACCCCTTTAAAGGCATTGATAGAGACAACTGCTTGGGCCAATCGCGCATCTAATTTTCTGTCCCATTGGACATAAGAGCCAAGACCAACTGGAACGCCTCCGACGACTGTCTCCACAACCCCACCGATGGTATCACCGTCACGTTTGATTTGGTCAATATAGTCCTTGATTTCCTGTTCCCGCTCTTGGTTGACAATAGAAACTTCTGACTGGGCAGCTCGTTCCTTAATCTCAGCGACTGTTAGATTTTCAGGTACATCGATTTCCTTGCCACCAAAAACCACGACATGGTTAGCAATCTCCATATCTAGCTCAGCTAAGAGACGTTTGGCTACTGCCCCAACAGCAACTCGCATGGTGGTTTCACGAGCTGATGAACGTTCCAAAGAATTTCGCAAATCATCAAAACGGTATTTGATGCCCCCTACCAAATCGGCATGACCTGGGCGAGGATGGGTGATTTTCCGCTTGCTTTTCAGGCGGTCTTCAATGTCCTCAGCAGACATGATATCCAGCCATTTCTGGTGGTCTTTATTGATGACATCCATGGTAATGGGAGCCCCTGTCGTCTTCCCGTGACGAACGCCCGATGTAAAGACAACCTGATCACTCTCAATCTTCATACGACCACCACGACCGTAGCCACCCTGACGGCGTTTCAGATCCTCATTGATATCCTCAGCTGTCAAAGGAAGTCCAGCTGGAATTCCTTCAAGGATAGCCGTCAGACGGGGGCCGTGTGATTCTCCTGCAGTTAAATATCTCATACGTTCTCCTTATTTTACCAAGTAGTCTTTCATCTCTTCCAGAGAAACTGGGTGAATGCTCGCTGAACCAAGCTCTGGTACCAAGACCAATTTCAAGGTGTTGCCACGCGCTTTCTTGTCATGAGTAAGAGCCTGATAAAGCTTGTCAACATCCCAGTTTTCATAGTCAACAGGCAAGCCAAATTTCTGGCACATCTCTCTAATGGACTGGGTTATTCCTTCTGGCATAAGACCTTTTCCCTCAGCAACCTTGGAAATCTGAACCATGCCCATAGCCACAGCCTCACCATGCATGACCTTGCCGTAACCAGCTGTTGCTTCAAGGGCGTGGCCAATAGTGTGTCCAAAGTTGAGGTAAAGCCGAACACCGTTATCCAACTCATCCTCGACCACCATCTTGCGCTTCACCTGACAAGAATGTTCAATCAAAGTCTCCGCATGTTCCAGTATACTCTCAACAGAACCATCCAGGTCCGTTAAGAGAGCCCACAGTTCTGGATCCTCAATCAAGCCGTACTTGATAACCTCACCCATTCCTTCAATCAACTCTCTTTTTCCAAGCGTTTCAAGGACAAGCGGATCAATCAGAACCCCATCTGGTTGAGCAAAGGTACCCACCATATTTTTAGCAAAAGGAGTATTGACACCCGTCTTTCCACCGATAGAAGAATCAACCTGGGCAGTCAAACTAGTCGGAATCTGAACAAAGTGAATGCCCCGCATATAGGTAGAGGCTACAAAACCAGCCAGATCCCCAACAACACCTCCACCAAGAGCCACAATCCCATCGCTACGAGTCAACCCCTGCTTGACTAGAAATTCATAGACTTTCTGAACAGTTGTTAAATTTTTTCGTTCTTCGCCTTCTAAAAAGTCAAAAACAGCTACCTGAAAACCAGCATCTTCTAGGCTGAGTTTAACCTTCTCTGCATAGAGAGAAGCTACATGGTTGTCGGTTACAATAACCACTTTTTGAGGTTGCCAGAGTTCTCGCAACCATTGACCAGCCTGAGCTAGACAACCTTTTTCAATCTGAATATCATAAGGATGATGCGGAATATCGATTCTGATTTTCATAGTAGGGTCTCCTTTTCACTATTTATATTTTTCTGTTAAGGACTGCCAAATCTCGTCTGTCGGCATTTCTTTACCTGTCCACAGTTGAAAAGCTTCAGCAGCTTGATAGAGCAACATTCCCAGACCATTGACAGCTGGATTGCCCTGGCTTCTAGCCCATTTCAAAAATGGTGTCTCAAAAGGTTGGTAAATGATGTCTGCGACCAAGAGAGCCTCTGGCAAATTGATACTTTCTGGAACTGGCGACGACTGGCCATCCATCCCTACACTGGTCGCATTGACCAGTAAATCCGACTCAGCAATCCTTGATTGCAGTTCAGAAGTATCTTCTAAAGCGTACAAATTCACTTTAAAGCCCGTTCGCTCCTGCAACTTGTCTAGATAAGGTCTTGTTTTTTCCGTAGAAACTGAACGAACAAAGACCGAAATCTGACTGACGCCATCCAAAATAGCTTGCGCCAAAATTGATTTGGCCGCGCCCCCTGCTCCCAGAATGGTCATTTTCTTATCCGAGATTGTAAAAGAAGGCAAGCTCTTAAAGAATCCCTTGCCATCTGTATTATATCCAATTAAAGTGCCATTATGATTGACAACAGTATTGACCGCCCCAATCAAACGAACCTCATCACTCAACTCATCCAGATAAGGAATCACTTGCTCCTTGTAAGGCATAGACAGGTTGATCCCAAACATCTGGTAACGGCGAATATTGGCGACTGTTTCTGCCAAGTCACCCGCTTCAATCTCCCAAGCTACATAGGCACCATTAATAGCTGTCGCCTCAAAGGCCCTATTGTGAATGAAGGGTGAAATAGAGTGTTTGATGGGATTGGCAACAACTGCAGCTAAACGTGTATAGCCATCAAGCTTCATCCAAAATCTCCCTGATTTTCTTCATGTTTGATAGCGAAATCTGACCTGGGGCACTCGCTTCATCCAGACTAGCAAATGACCAACTTGAACCCGTCACATCTGAAGTGATACGGGATACCTTGCCCATTTTCCCCATGGAAATGGTCACGTACTCTTGCTCAGGATTGAGTGTCTTAAATCCTCGTGTGTAGTTCATCAGATCTAAAACATCCTGCTCCGTATGGGCCATAACTGATACCTTGACCACTTTGGGAGAGAGACTGGTTAACTCAGACAAAATTTCCATCATATTTTCAGGTGTCTCCTGGAAATTATGATAGCTCAAAACCAGATTTGGAAAATCCAACATTTCCTCAAAAACGTCCTTGTAGCTGAAATACTCAAAATCTACATAATCCGGCTGATAAAGCTGAGTAACTTCCTTGATGATTTGAACATACTCTTCTGAGGAAAGTTCGATTTCTCCTCCCTCAGCGCGAGTCCGAAGGGTAAAGACCAGTTCGCGTCCTGCAAATTTCTCAAAGATAGCGGGTGCTACCTGTAAAATAGCGTCCTTTGTAAGAAAGTCCGCACGCCACTCAATGATATCGGCATCTTCATACCTAGTAGCATCCAGTTCTTGCGCTTCTTCTAAACTTCTTGGCATCACTGAAACGATTAATTTCATCTACTAACCTTCATACTAATCACCTTGAGGTAATTACTGCTTTCATCTTTTTTATTATAGGCAAAGTCTGCTGGAAGACCATATTGGTTCAAGACCTGATACCTTCTTCCTGCAAAACCTTTATCAATTTGTTCTGTAAATTTCTGGCGGGAAACATTGGCAGCATTGGTACTGGCAATGATAATGCCTCCCGGATTTAAAATCTCTAGACTCTGGGAAATCAACTTGTGATAGTCCTTAGCTACAGAGAATGTTTGTTTTTTATTGCGGGCAAAGCTAGGCGGATCAAGAACAATCACATCATAGGATAAGCCTTTTCGCTTGGCATACTTGAAGTACTCAAAAACGTCCATGACAATAAAACGATGATTGTCCGTGCTAAGTCCATTTGCATGAAAATGGGCTTCTGACAGCTCTCTAGACCGTTTGGCCAAGTCGACAGAAGTCGTCTCACTCGCACCTCCCATAGCTGCAGCAACAGAAAAGGCAGCCGTATAGGAAAACATATTGAGCAAGGATTTGCCCATGGCTAGACCGTCAACCAGACTCCCACGAACCTCATGTTGGTCCAGGAAAATCCCTGTCATCAAACCATCATTCATAAAAACTTGATAGAGCACGCCATTCTCAAGAACAGTAAAATCATCTGGCGCTTCCTCACCATAAACATAGGCAGACTCGTAGTCTAGACCTTTAAAACGAATCTTTTCATAAGCACCCAAGACCTCAGGAAAAACTTCCTTAAAAGCCTTTACTATGAGCTCACGAATCTGGTAAACAAAGGAGTTGTACCAAGAAAAAACAGCATAATCTCCATAGAGATCAATAGTCAGACCCCCAAAACCATCCCCCTCTTGGTTAAAAAGGCGAAAAGCAGTGGTCAAGTCATCCTGATAATAAGGCTTTCTAGCTTCCTTGGCCTTACGAAACAGGATTTCAAAAAAGGCTTGATTGAAACCAACCTTTTCCTTGCTGACCAACCAGCCAATGCCCTTGTTCTGCTGAGAAAGATAGGCACTCCCTAAAAACTTCCCGTCTTGACTAAGAACTTCTACTGCCTGATCCGTCAGTTCAATATCTGTTAAATCACTTGCCTCCAAAAGAACTAGACCCTTAGCTAGCTTTTTTTCAACACGTCTGCTGACCCTAATTCTATTCATAGCTACTATTATAGCAAATTTTGTGACAATTCTCAAAAAAGAAACCGTTTAACCATTTGTACTTTAGTTTACTGAGTGTCATTTTTGTTCAAATAAGTATATGCCATTTACTTTCCCACCAAAACATCCTTTCCCTTATAATGGAAAGAGAGATTCTATTCGCTAAAAATAGACAAAAACAGAAATGAGTATAGAATCTTGCGCAAACGTTTGCCTAGTTCTAAACTTTATGGTAGAATAAAACACAACATTGATAAGCAAGAGGAAAAACAATGCAAAATCAGACACTTATGCAATACTTTGAATGGTATCTGCCTCACGACGGCCAACACTGGGCTCGACTGACAAATGACGCAGAGCACCTAGCAAACCTTGGTATCAGCCATGTCTGGATGCCACCTGCCTTCAAGGCAACCAACGAAAAAGATGTCGGCTATGGTGTTTACGATCTTTTTGACCTAGGCGAATTTCACCAAAAAGGGACTGTCCGTACCAAGTATGGGTTTAAAGAAGACTATCTTCAAGCCATTCAAACTCTAAAGGCACAGGGAATTCAACCTATGGCCGATGTGGTGCTCAATCACAAGGCTGCTGCCGATCACATGGAAGCCTTTCAGGTTATTGAAGTGGACCCTGAGGACCGTACCGTTCAACTAAGCGAGCCCTTTACTATCAATGGCTGGACTCACTTTACTTTCGATGGTCGCCAAGATACCTACAATAACTTCCACTGGCACTGGTACCACTTCACAGGTACAGACTACGATGCCAAGCGCCGTAAGTCTGGCATTTATCTGATCCAGGGAGACAATAAAGGTTGGGCCAACGAGGAATTGGTCGATAACGAAAACGGTAACTACGACTACCTCATGTATGCTGACCTAGACTTTAAGCATCCTGAAGTCATCCAAAACATCTATGACTGGGCTGACTGGTTCATGGAAACGACTGGTGTAGCTGGTTTCCGCTTGGATGCCGTTAAGCACATCGACTCCTTCTTTATGGGCAATTTCATCCGTGATATGAAGGAAAAATACGGTCAAGATTTCTATGTTTTTGGTGAATTTTGGAATCCAGACAAGGAAGCCAATCTAGACTATCTCGAGAAAACAGAAGAACGCTTTGATCTTGTCGATGTTCGTCTCCACCAGAACCTCTTTGAAGCCAGTCAAGCTGGAGCAAGTTACGACCTTCGTAACATTTTCACAGATAGCTTGGTTGAACTCAAGCCTGACAAAGCAGTCACTTTCGTTGACAACCATGATACCCAACGAGGACAAGCCCTTGAGTCTACTGTTGAAGAATGGTTCAAGCCAGCAGCCTATGCCCTCATTCTATTACGCCAAGATGGTCTTCCATGTGTCTTTTACGGAGACTATTACGGCATTTCAGGGCAATTTGCTCAACAAGATTTCAGAGAAGTTCTTGATCGTCTCCTAGCCATCCGAAAAGACAGGGCATATGGGGAGCAAACAGACTACTTTGACGATGCCAACTGTATCGGTTGGGTTCGTTCAGGTGCTGAACATCAATCTCCAATCGCTGTCCTCATCTCAAATGACCAAGAAAACAGCAAATCTATGTTTGTCGGGCAAGAATGGGCTGACCAAACCTTTGTTGACCTCCTTGAAAATCATCCAGCACAAGTTACAATCAACGCTGAAGGTTATGGAGAATTTCCAGTAGCAGCGGGTTCAGTCAGTGTTTGGGCAACAAAATAAACCTATCAGTTACAAGTCAAATCCAAGCGGATTTGGCTTTTTAAGTAGGCAAAAAGACCTACCCAAATGGATAGATCTTTATTGTCTTACAATTTACCTGCTACTGCATCCAAGAGTTCTTGAATTTTCGCTTGGTTGCTTCCTCCTGCCATAGCCATGTCTGGTTTACCACCACCACGTCCATCGACGATTGGAGCCAATTCTTTAACCAAGTTTCCTGCGTGTACATCTTTAGTCTTGCTTGCTACGAGGACATTGACCTTGTAACCAATAGCGGCAACTAGGACAAGCACATCAGAGTAGTCTTTTTGTTTCCAGTTATCCGCAAAGGTACGAAGGGCACTTGCATCTGATACAGAAACTTGGCTTGCAATGTAACGGTGTCCGTTGACTTCCTTCACATCCTTAAAGACATCACCTGCCGCTGCAGCTGCTGCTTTTTCCTTCAATTCTGCATTTTCTTTTTGCAATTGACGGAGTTGCTCTTGAAGGCCTTCAACCTTGTGAGGTACTTCCTTGAGTTGAGGTGCTTTAAGAGTTGATGCAACAGCTTTAAGAGCGTCTTCTTGTTCACGGTAGGCTTCAAAGGCTTCTTTACCAGTCACTGCCAAGATACGACGAGTTCCTGAACCAATCCCTTCTTCTTTGACAATCTTGAAGAGGCCAATTTCAGAAGTGTTGCCAACGTGGGTACCACCACAAAGCTCAATAGAGTAGTCACCGATGGTCACAACGCGGACTTCTTTACCATATTTCTCACCAAAGAGGGCCATAGCTCCCATTTCTTTAGCCGTGTCAATATCTGTCTCAACAGTTTCCACTGCGATGGCTTCCCAAATCTTCTCATTGACTTGCTGTTCAATGGCGCGCAACTCTTCAGGAGTCACAGCTTGGAAGTGAGTAAAGTCAAAGCGAAGAAATTCTACTTCGTTCAGAGATCCTGCTTGTGTCGCATGGTGGCCAAGGATATTGTGAAGAGCCGCATGGAGCAAGTGAGTCGCAGTGTGGTTTTTCATAACACGATGACGACGGTTGGTATCGATAGCCAAGGTGTATTCTTGGTTCAAAGCAAGTGGTGCAAGAACTTCAACAGTATGAAGAGCTTGTCCGTTTGGTGCTTTTTGCACATCCGTCACATTCGCTACGACATTTCCTTTAGCATCCAAGATTTGACCGTGGTCAGCTACTTGTCCACCCATTTCAGCGTAGAATGGTGTTTCCGCAAAGATGAGAGAGGCAGTTCCTTCAGAAACAGCTTCTACTTCTGCATTATCCGCTACGATAGCTACCAATTTAGAAGGCAATTGGCTGGCATTGTAGTTAAAGACACTTTCCACTGTGATGTTTTGAAGGGTCTCATTTTGCATGCCCATAGAGCCACCTTTGACAGCTGACGCACGCGCACGCTCTTGCTGTTCTTTCATGGCTGCTTCAAAACCTTCACGGTCTACCGTCATGCCAGCTTCTTCAGCGATTTCTGCTGTCAATTCAACTGGGAATCCATATGTATCGTAGAGTTTGAAGACATCTGAACCAGCGATAACGCTTTGTCCTTTCGCTTTCAAGTCAGATACAATGGTTTCTGCAAAGTGTTGACCTGAGTGAAGGGTACGAGCAAATGACTCTTCTTCGCTCTTAACGATTTTTTCGATAAAGTCCCGCTTTTCAAGCACTTCTGGGTAGTAGCTTTCCATGATTTTTCCAACAGTTGGAACGAGTTTGTAAAGGAAAGGCTCGTTGATGCCCAATTTTTGACCGTGCATAGAAGCACGACGGAGTAGACGACGAAGGACATAACCACGACCTTCATTTCCTGGAAGAGCACCATCACCGATGGCAAATGAAAGGGAACGGATGTGGTCAGCGATGACCTTGAAGCTCATGTTGTCGCCATCTTGGTCGTAGACCTTACCAGACAATTTCTCAACTTCACGAATGATTGGCATGAAGAGGTCAGTTTCAAAGTTTGTCTTAGCCCCTTGGATAACTGCCACCAAACGCTCCAAACCAGCGCCCGTATCAATATTCTTGTGTGGCAATTCCTTGTACTCACTACGAGGTACAGCAGGGTCTGCGTTAAATTGTGACAAAACGATGTTCCAGATTTCGATGTAACGGTCGTTTTCGATATCTTCTGCAAGAAGGCGAATACCTATATTTTCTGG
The sequence above is a segment of the Streptococcus oralis ATCC 35037 genome. Coding sequences within it:
- the aroB gene encoding 3-dehydroquinate synthase, encoding MKIRIDIPHHPYDIQIEKGCLAQAGQWLRELWQPQKVVIVTDNHVASLYAEKVKLSLEDAGFQVAVFDFLEGEERKNLTTVQKVYEFLVKQGLTRSDGIVALGGGVVGDLAGFVASTYMRGIHFVQIPTSLTAQVDSSIGGKTGVNTPFAKNMVGTFAQPDGVLIDPLVLETLGKRELIEGMGEVIKYGLIEDPELWALLTDLDGSVESILEHAETLIEHSCQVKRKMVVEDELDNGVRLYLNFGHTIGHALEATAGYGKVMHGEAVAMGMVQISKVAEGKGLMPEGITQSIREMCQKFGLPVDYENWDVDKLYQALTHDKKARGNTLKLVLVPELGSASIHPVSLEEMKDYLVK
- a CDS encoding prephenate dehydrogenase; translated protein: MAKTIYIVGLGLIGASMALGIKRDHPDYEILGYNRSQASRDIALERGMIDRATDDFASFAPLADVIILTLPIKQTIAFIKELANLDLKEGIIISDAGSTKAAIVEVAEEYLAGKSIRFVGAHPMAGSHKTGAASADVNLFENAYYIFTPSSLTTPETLSEMKDLLSGLHARFIEIDAKEHDQVTSQISHFPHILASGLMEQTAVYAQEHEMARRFAAGGFRDMTRIAESEPGMWTSILLSNRETILERIADFKERLEAIGQAISRGDEEQIWNFFNQARAQRQAMEIHKRGGVDSSYDLYVDVPDEEDVILRILELLRGTSLVNIHINEENREDVHGILQISFKNAQDLERAERLITENTDYTVVIK
- the aroD gene encoding type I 3-dehydroquinate dehydratase, whose product is MKLIVSVMPRSLEEAQELDATRYEDADIIEWRADFLTKDAILQVAPAIFEKFAGRELVFTLRTRAEGGEIELSSEEYVQIIKEVTQLYQPDYVDFEYFSYKDVFEEMLDFPNLVLSYHNFQETPENMMEILSELTSLSPKVVKVSVMAHTEQDVLDLMNYTRGFKTLNPEQEYVTISMGKMGKVSRITSDVTGSSWSFASLDEASAPGQISLSNMKKIREILDEA
- a CDS encoding shikimate kinase, which produces MAKVLLGFMGAGKSTIARGLDPDYIDMDALIEEHLGMSIADFFAEKGEVAFRQVESEVLADLLKTDRVVSTGGGVVISQRNRDLLKTNPDNIYLKADFETLYQRIAADKDNQRPLFLNKSKEELAAIFHERQAWYEEVASRILDVTKLSPEEIIEELR
- a CDS encoding shikimate dehydrogenase, with the translated sequence MKLDGYTRLAAVVANPIKHSISPFIHNRAFEATAINGAYVAWEIEAGDLAETVANIRRYQMFGINLSMPYKEQVIPYLDELSDEVRLIGAVNTVVNHNGTLIGYNTDGKGFFKSLPSFTISDKKMTILGAGGAAKSILAQAILDGVSQISVFVRSVSTEKTRPYLDKLQERTGFKVNLYALEDTSELQSRIAESDLLVNATSVGMDGQSSPVPESINLPEALLVADIIYQPFETPFLKWARSQGNPAVNGLGMLLYQAAEAFQLWTGKEMPTDEIWQSLTEKYK
- a CDS encoding class I SAM-dependent rRNA methyltransferase; amino-acid sequence: MNRIRVSRRVEKKLAKGLVLLEASDLTDIELTDQAVEVLSQDGKFLGSAYLSQQNKGIGWLVSKEKVGFNQAFFEILFRKAKEARKPYYQDDLTTAFRLFNQEGDGFGGLTIDLYGDYAVFSWYNSFVYQIRELIVKAFKEVFPEVLGAYEKIRFKGLDYESAYVYGEEAPDDFTVLENGVLYQVFMNDGLMTGIFLDQHEVRGSLVDGLAMGKSLLNMFSYTAAFSVAAAMGGASETTSVDLAKRSRELSEAHFHANGLSTDNHRFIVMDVFEYFKYAKRKGLSYDVIVLDPPSFARNKKQTFSVAKDYHKLISQSLEILNPGGIIIASTNAANVSRQKFTEQIDKGFAGRRYQVLNQYGLPADFAYNKKDESSNYLKVISMKVSR
- a CDS encoding YlbF/YmcA family competence regulator, which gives rise to MSNIYDSANELSRGLRELPEYKAVKAAKDAIQADEQASKIFADYLAFQQEIQVMAQTGQMPDASFQEKMQSFSKQIQENALLSDFFAKQQQLSIYLSDIEKIVFEPVSELLK
- the aroC gene encoding chorismate synthase is translated as MRYLTAGESHGPRLTAILEGIPAGLPLTAEDINEDLKRRQGGYGRGGRMKIESDQVVFTSGVRHGKTTGAPITMDVINKDHQKWLDIMSAEDIEDRLKSKRKITHPRPGHADLVGGIKYRFDDLRNSLERSSARETTMRVAVGAVAKRLLAELDMEIANHVVVFGGKEIDVPENLTVAEIKERAAQSEVSIVNQEREQEIKDYIDQIKRDGDTIGGVVETVVGGVPVGLGSYVQWDRKLDARLAQAVVSINAFKGVEFGLGFEAGYRKGSQVMDEILWSKEDGYTRRTNNLGGFEGGMTNGQPIVVRGVMKPIPTLYKPLMSVDIETHEPYKATVERSDPTALPAAGVVMEAVVATVLAQEILEKFSSDNLEELKEAVAKHRDYTKNY
- a CDS encoding alpha-amylase; protein product: MQNQTLMQYFEWYLPHDGQHWARLTNDAEHLANLGISHVWMPPAFKATNEKDVGYGVYDLFDLGEFHQKGTVRTKYGFKEDYLQAIQTLKAQGIQPMADVVLNHKAAADHMEAFQVIEVDPEDRTVQLSEPFTINGWTHFTFDGRQDTYNNFHWHWYHFTGTDYDAKRRKSGIYLIQGDNKGWANEELVDNENGNYDYLMYADLDFKHPEVIQNIYDWADWFMETTGVAGFRLDAVKHIDSFFMGNFIRDMKEKYGQDFYVFGEFWNPDKEANLDYLEKTEERFDLVDVRLHQNLFEASQAGASYDLRNIFTDSLVELKPDKAVTFVDNHDTQRGQALESTVEEWFKPAAYALILLRQDGLPCVFYGDYYGISGQFAQQDFREVLDRLLAIRKDRAYGEQTDYFDDANCIGWVRSGAEHQSPIAVLISNDQENSKSMFVGQEWADQTFVDLLENHPAQVTINAEGYGEFPVAAGSVSVWATK
- the aroA gene encoding 3-phosphoshikimate 1-carboxyvinyltransferase; its protein translation is MKLKTNIRHLHGSIRVPGDKSISHRSIIFGSLAEGETKVYDILRGEDVLSTMQVFRDLGVEIEDKDGVITIKGVGMDGLKAPQNALDMGNSGTSIRLISGVLAGADFEVEMFGDDSLSKRPMDRVTIPLKKMGVSISGQTERDLPPLHLKGMKNLTPIHYELPIASAQVKSALIFAALQAQGESVIIEKECTRNHTEDMLKQFGGHLSVEGKKITVQGPQRLTGQKVVVPGDISSAAFWLVAGLIVPNSRVVLQNVGINETRTGIIDVIRAMGGKLEITEIDPVAKSATLTVESSDLKGTEIGGALIPRLIDELPIIALLATQAQGVTVIKDAEELKVKETDRIQVVADALNSMGADITPTADGMIIKGKSALHGARVNTFGDHRIGMMTAIAALLVADGEVELDRAEAINTSYPSFFDDLESMTHG